In Fusarium oxysporum Fo47 chromosome IX, complete sequence, the following proteins share a genomic window:
- a CDS encoding kinase A anchor protein, producing the protein MPPKPVRASPTHFVCIPLAGPQLARSLAAFRTEVTNPSGFGVPPTAVRPLGTMHLTLGVMSLKDEGVEQASEVLKSLKLKEFLASARTGKASAEEGLSITLKGLHAFQNAEKTSVLYAPPVDTEGILQKFCEQIKTRFQEAGLMVKEDRPLVLHATVVNTIYVKDGRGRRREKLTIDARDIVSSYDDYVWLEDMPLDKVTLCRMGAKKIEGTDDEAYEVVAEVGF; encoded by the coding sequence ATGCCGCCGAAACCAGTCAGGGCGTCTCCGACGCATTTCGTATGCATTCCCCTGGCCGGGCCGCAGCTTGCTAGAAGCTTGGCTGCTTTCCGCACAGAAGTCACGAATCCTTCTGGctttggtgttccaccgACCGCAGTGCGTCCACTCGGCACGATGCATCTGACACTTGGTGTTATGAGCCTCAAAGATGAGGGCGTTGAGCAGGCCAGTGaggtgttgaagagcttgaagttgaaggagtTCCTTGCAAGTGCAAGGACTGGAAAGGCATCGGCTGAAGAGGGGCTTTCGATAACTCTCAAGGGCTTACATGCTTTTCAAAACGCCGAAAAGACGTCGGTGTTGTATGCGCCACCCGTTGATACTGAGGGAATCCTGCAGAAGTTCTGCGAACAGATCAAGACTAGGTTTCAGGAAGCTGGACTGATGGTCAAGGAGGACAGACCATTGGTACTCCACGCAACTGTGGTCAATACAATCTATGTCAAAGATGGCCGCGGGAGAAGACGAGAGAAGTTGACGATTGATGCAAGGGACATTGTCAGTTCATATGATGACTACGTCTGGTTGGAAGACATGCCCCTCGACAAGGTTACGCTGTGTCGGATGGGGGCGAAGAAGATTGAGGGGACAGACGACGAAGCTTATGAGGTTGTGGCTGAGGTCGGGTTTTAA
- a CDS encoding signal transduction histidine kinase, whose protein sequence is MSPTEEKSDDIDFGDNIDMTTFEQILEMDEPGDCEFSSSIVFGFFEQAEETFEQIKEALEEEDLDKLSSLGHFLKGSSATLGLIKIRDGCEKIQRYGKHEKLDGSPEDDSEVCLKHIKDAFEAVQTDYAEVEKLLKQYYESRE, encoded by the exons ATGTCGCCAACCGAGGAGAAG AGTGACGATATCGATTTCGGTGACAACATCGATATGACTACTTTCGAGCAGATCCTCGAAATGGACGAGCCAGGCGATTGTGAATTCAGCTCTTCTATTGTATTTGGCTTCTTCGAGCAAGCAGAAGAAACGTTTGAACAGATAAAGGAGGCATT ggaagaggaagatctTGATAAGCTCTCGTCTCTTGGACACTTCCTCAAGGGCTCATCAGCGACCCTCGGACTCATCAAAATCAGGGATGGTTGCGAAAAGATTCAGCGTTATGGCAAGCACGAAAAGCTGGACGGCTCTCCTGAAGATGATTCCGAGGTATGTCTAAAGCACATCAAAGACGCTTTCGAAGCCGTTCAAACGGATTACGCCGAGGTCGAGAAACTCTTGAAGCAGTACTACGAGTCAAGGGAATAA
- a CDS encoding uncharacterized protein (of unknown function-domain containing protein), with protein MDVAYNQHAERSRRKNRSSSNLNHLSLAPLTAKLPLNDDELIADAIALHPHSPIHPIPSYIQGKSAPSTPRLLARSPTASRSRSHTRTPSTPLAKSKSASHLAAGASRKTHSGRATPRRHKDDMSFSMRNRNDSDWLLRTGALMSSEARESKGQTWLISRQSSTSLGGVDPDEDAFESELARERELTSRHASRRGSTVEDASPYASRFPSRTHSRSHSLTRPRSLLHSPLEFSMTADGSYFPNQEVNNDLPGPDFVNLDEKLEELEQDLSQDDEATVRRLVRKGQANTGTWFGNVWSLFSVEEDDEDSEDDSDETPQEGDSQLGRSRSWSSRHLAGISTAPEERIPPPGTDEGGWRDAAWLLSVASKVMF; from the coding sequence atggATGTTGCATACAATCAACACGCCGAACGATCTCGTCGCAAGAATCGCTCCTCATCCAACCTCAACCACCTCTCCCTCGCGCCCTTGACCGCCAAACTCCCCCTCAACGACGACGAACTCATTGCCGACGCTATCGCACTCCACCCTCACTCGCCTATCCATCCAATTCCCTCCTATATCCAGGGAAAGTCTGCTCCTTCAACACCACGTCTTCTCGCTCGGTCCCCAACAGCATCGCGCTCGAGGTCCCATACCCGAACCCCCTCAACGCCTCTCGCCAAAAGCAAATCCGCGTCTCATCTCGCGGCTGGCGCATCACGCAAGACTCATTCTGGTCGCGCAACGCCCAGACGCCACAAAGATGATATGAGCTTTAGCATGCGTAATCGCAATGATAGCGATTGGCTGCTCAGGACAGGCGCGCTCATGAGCTCCGAAGCGCGCGAGTCTAAGGGTCAGACTTGGCTTATCTCGCGTCAGAGTTCTACCAGCCTAGGGGGGGTGGACCCCGATGAGGATGCTTTTGAGAGTGAACTTGCTCGCGAGCGTGAGCTTACGAGCCGCCATGCTAGTCGCCGCGGTAGCACTGTTGAGGACGCATCTCCATATGCCAGTCGCTTCCCTAGCCGCACTCATAGTCGCTCCCACAGCTTGACGCGACCTAGGAGTCTCCTCCACTCACCTCTGGAATTCTCAATGACTGCCGATGGGTCCTACTTCCCCAACCAAGAAGTCAACAATGATCTACCCGGCCCGGACTTTGTCAACCTCGacgagaagctcgaggagcttgagcagGACTTGtcccaagatgatgaagctaCCGTGCGACGCCTCGTGCGCAAGGGCCAAGCTAACACAGGGACTTGGTTCGGCAATGTCTGGTCCCTCTTCTCCGtagaggaagacgatgaggacTCAGaagatgatagtgacgagACTCCTCAGGAAGGAGATTCACAACTCGGCCGCTCCCGTAGTTGGTCCTCCCGCCATCTGGCAGGCATATCGACAGCCCCAGAAGAGCGTATTCCACCCCCAGGAACCGACGAAGGCGGCTGGAGAGATGCAGCCTGGTTATTGAGCGTGGCGTCCAAGGTGATGTTTTAG